From the genome of Gemmatimonadaceae bacterium:
ACCCTCACCGGCGCATCGTGCGTCAGCGTCAGATGCCCCTCCACGATCACTTCGTCTCCCACTTCCACCGGAATCAGCCCGCTCGACGAATCGGGGAGCACTTCCGTCTCCCTCCCGTTGGTCCGGCCGGGCTGGATGTAGACCCACTGCGCGCGCCCGTCCTTCACCACGAAGACCAGGGGGCGGCCGTCGCGTTCGATCACGGCGCGCGCCGGAACCAGGCGGCGATTGGTGAGGCGAGACGCTTCCAGCCGCACGTCGGCGTACATCCCCGGGCGCAGCTTGCTCCCGCCAATCAGGCGCACGTAGGCGCGCCCCGAGCGCGTGGTCGAGTCGATCACCGGGAGGACTGCCGTGATGCGCCCAGTGACCTGCTCGTCAGGTGCAGCGGCGGAGGAGATGAGTGCGTTCCCCCCTTCGCGAATGAGCGGGAGGTCGTGCTCGAGGACGTTGGCCTCGATGCGGAGCGCGCCCAGGTTCACCACGCGCGTGATGCTCGTCCCCGCGCCCACGCGTTCCCCCTGCGAGACATCCACGCGGTCCACCATCCCGTCATAGGGGGCGGCGATGGTGGCACGCTCGCGTTCGAGCTTCGCCTTCTCCAGCCTAACGCGGGCTCCCTGCAGCCCCGAGCGCGTGAGCGCAATCCGTCGTTGGTCGTCGCTCGGCGGTCTGCCGAGTACGATCGAGTCGGGGGCGACCGCGTCGTAGTAGCGCACCTGGGCCTCGTCTACCGCCGCCTGCGCCTCGGCGATGGCGAGGTCGAAGGGGCGCGCGTCGAGCGTGACCAGCGGAGTCCCGCGCTTCACGCGGTCGCCGGGGCGTACCAGGACCTTCTCCACCGTCCCCGCCACCTCCGACTTGAGGAGCGCTTCGCCGTCGGAGCGGACCTGGCCCGTGGTGGTGACCGAGAGGACCA
Proteins encoded in this window:
- a CDS encoding efflux RND transporter periplasmic adaptor subunit — encoded protein: MTGLFALSACDKLRGAATGDSASADTADASGTSASADTSATPRSALALPVAVAAARDGDLVLSVTTTGQVRSDGEALLKSEVAGTVEKVLVRPGDRVKRGTPLVTLDARPFDLAIAEAQAAVDEAQVRYYDAVAPDSIVLGRPPSDDQRRIALTRSGLQGARVRLEKAKLERERATIAAPYDGMVDRVDVSQGERVGAGTSITRVVNLGALRIEANVLEHDLPLIREGGNALISSAAAPDEQVTGRITAVLPVIDSTTRSGRAYVRLIGGSKLRPGMYADVRLEASRLTNRRLVPARAVIERDGRPLVFVVKDGRAQWVYIQPGRTNGRETEVLPDSSSGLIPVEVGDEVIVEGHLTLTHDAPVRVVQAEEPKRTTVGAKAIGQKPSR